A genomic window from Exiguobacterium acetylicum DSM 20416 includes:
- a CDS encoding DUF456 domain-containing protein yields the protein MTILLWSLIVVCFLVAFAGLVYPIIPSAPILVVGFLIYGFGFGFSELSISFWVIQAIFIILLFTLDYLVSAYTVDRRGGSQAAKIATTVGLIAGPFILPGIGLLIFPFVFAILTEKIISKKTWQTSVSVGIGTVLGILSSALLKGIAMLLMIVIFILYVV from the coding sequence GTGACCATTTTGTTATGGAGTCTGATCGTCGTCTGTTTTCTAGTCGCTTTTGCAGGTCTCGTTTATCCGATCATCCCAAGTGCACCGATTTTAGTAGTGGGCTTTTTGATTTATGGATTCGGATTCGGGTTCTCTGAATTATCGATTAGTTTTTGGGTGATTCAAGCGATATTCATCATTCTCTTATTCACACTCGATTATCTCGTTAGCGCCTACACCGTCGATCGACGGGGAGGCTCACAAGCAGCTAAGATTGCGACGACAGTTGGATTGATTGCGGGACCATTTATTTTGCCAGGAATCGGATTATTAATTTTCCCGTTCGTCTTTGCCATCTTGACGGAAAAAATCATTAGTAAAAAGACATGGCAAACCTCGGTTTCAGTCGGGATCGGAACAGTCCTTGGTATCTTATCAAGTGCATTGTTAAAGGGAATCGCGATGTTACTCATGATCGTGATCTTTATTCTCTATGTCGTCTGA